The window ACGAGCTGGCCAAACAGTCCCGCTTGATGCGGCTCATGAAGCCTACGGCCATTTTTCGCGTGCTTGAATGCGCCCGCGCCCTTGGCATTCCCTCGGTGTTCTGGAACAAGGACGATGGCGCATATTTCGAGCATTTTATCGATATCGCCAAAGGTTTCGACCATGTGTTCACCACGGACGAGACCTGCATCCCGCGCTACCGTGCGGTTGTGCCCGCAAGCACGACAGTGAACACCCTCATGATCCCCTATCAGCCAGCCTTCCATTCTTTCGAAGGTTTTGATTTCTCGACCCGGACGGCCTGCTTCACGGGCAGCTATTACCGCAAGATCCTGAACTATCGCCGTCTCTATTTGGACATGCTCTTTCAGGCAGCGCAGGAGTCAGGGGCGTGCATAGATGTTTTCGACCGCAATCACGACCGTTTGTCCAGGCGGTTTGAATTCAGCTTTCCGGAGACGAGCGCTGTCAGAGTGCACCCTCGGGTGTCGCATTGGGAAACCGGCCGTCTGTACAAGAGCCATGCCCTGTCCATCAACGTGAACTCCGTCACGGATTCCGAAACCATGTGTTCCCGCCGCCTGCTCGAAATCCTTGCCTGCGGCGGCATC is drawn from Desulfomicrobium apsheronum and contains these coding sequences:
- a CDS encoding CgeB family protein, translating into MLGLIARKFSSTFYRYPQAPVVTERQGEFAKLKVALITDHLTETCLTFECRIKNVTPRNYREVLRTWRPDILLVESAFHGSNGCWRYELAKQSRLMRLMKPTAIFRVLECARALGIPSVFWNKDDGAYFEHFIDIAKGFDHVFTTDETCIPRYRAVVPASTTVNTLMIPYQPAFHSFEGFDFSTRTACFTGSYYRKILNYRRLYLDMLFQAAQESGACIDVFDRNHDRLSRRFEFSFPETSAVRVHPRVSHWETGRLYKSHALSINVNSVTDSETMCSRRLLEILACGGIAMTNPSKCVMKYFAPYCQMVSTPEEAREVFARLHRGPDKSALERAAEGARYVRSAHTWAHRVKDICEVAGI